TTGGGTGTATGGTGGCTGAGTTCAGCTGGACAGCCATGGATAATAATAGTAGAGGTGCCAAATGGATCAATGATAAAACCTAATGAGCGTAAAATGGCTTCATTTTCTAGTAAAACCATATAATCAACAGGGTTTACGACTAGATGCTCCGGCATAAGTAACTGTTGTGATGCTCCATTTTTATTTTGAAAATGAGTTATAAATTTGTCATACAATACCCGCTCATGTGCTGCTTGTTGGTCAATTAACAGTGCACCGGATTGTACTTGCACGATAATGTAGCTGGCATATAGTTGTACAGCTGTTCCTGCGCCATGTTGATGGGGCAATGCCCCAACCGTTTGCGCTGATATAGGTGTTGCGCTGTTGTCTTTGGGATCCTCAAATAAACTTTTCCCATCTTTAGGTGGTACAAAGGATGGAAGAGAAGGCGCTGCTTTAAATTGTGTGTACGTACGCTCTTTTGCGGCTTGGGGGCTGTTTATTTGGATAGGATGGGTAAAGCGCAGCAGTGAAAAATTGGTATCCTGCTCAAAATCTAAAGAATCAACTACGTGATGGGTCGCTAAACTTTTTTTAATGGTTGCTTGCAAAATCGCATAAAGCGCTTTTTCATCTTGAAACTTAATCTCAGTTTTAGTAGGGTGTACGTTTATGTCAATCCATTGAGGATCAATGGTTAAATATATGGTGTAAAAAGGGAAACCATCTGCTGGTAAAAGTCTATCGTATGCATTTTTAATCGCGTGGTTTAAAAATGGACTCTTTATAAATCGCTGGTTTACAAATAAAAATTGTTCTCCTCTTGTTTTTTTGGTATATTCTGGTTTGCCTATATAGCCTTCTATAGTCACTATATTGGTTGTTTCTTTACAAGGGATCAGTTGTTTTTTATAACTTTCTCCAAATAAGTGTACAATTCGATGGCTTAATTTTTCTGGTGCAAGTTTATATATTTCCACATCATTGTGATAAAGTTTCCATCCGATGGCTGTTCTAGCGAGTGCGGCATGGTGGACCTCTTCTAGGATGTGCTTGAATTCTACAGGGTTAGATTTTAAGAAGTTTCTACGAGCTGGTATATTATAAAATAGATTTTTAACACTGATCTTAGTGCCTGGTGCGGTAGCGATGGTCTCTTCTTTTTTGATCTTAGATCCTTCTATGGAAATATAGATACCAGTAGCTGCTTCATGTAGACGGGTTTCCATTTCTACCTGTGCGACTGCTGCAATAGAGGCCATAGCCTCTCCTCTAAAGCCCATGGTTTGGATTTTAAATAAATCATCTGTGTGGGCAATCTTAGAAGTGGCATGTTTTTCAAAACAGATGCGTGCATCTACTGCACCCATGCCTATCCCATCGTCAATCACTTGGATAAGTTGCTTGCCTGCATCTTTTATAACAATTTTGATGTTTTTGCTTTCGGCATCTATTGCGTTATCTAGTAGCTCTTTAACGACAGAGGCAGGGCGTTGCACTACTTCACCAGCTGCTATTTGATTAATCAGTAGATCAGAGAGAAGACGAATTTTATTCATTATATTTGATGCAATGGGATAATAAGCATGTTTGCACAACTATCTTTAATCATAGGTATCCATGTTATCTACCTATTGTGGCGTAGGTTGTGCCTTTGCCAATATAATAGATAGATAAAGTGTTGTGAAATTTTTTTTCCTGTCATACACAAGCTTATGAAAAGTTGGCCAATTGTTTATTAGAAACGGCTTGTATCCATTTATAACTGTTTGATTTTTTTGGTATGGTGCATAGCTAGTCTCTAGCTGTCTATGCACGAAATGGGTTAGTAAGGTAATTTTATTTTTACTTTTTTCTTGATAAAAAAGTGGGCAAAAGACCCTGCACCTATATCAGTAGTCAAGTAAGTAGCAACTAATGGAATACCCCCATACATTTTATAAGCAATCGTATATTCTTCCATAGTTTTAGCGCCTTTCCCTGTAAAAACTCCTACTAAAAAGGTAATTAATAAAAAAATATATACGATGCTCTGATCTAGATCTATCCAGTTCATATTCTTAATTTTTTGTTTTTATGATTAATGTTTACTACCATATTCAAATAAAATCATGATTAAAAATTTGGCAAGACATGATTAACAAGCCTTTAAATCAACTGTAATTGCAATATTTTTAATGCTGATTGTAAGTTATATAGTGTATGTTTTTGCTTGAATCAAATGAAGTATTATTATGATATCAGTACATTAGTTTAGTTAAAATAAAGCAACAAGATAATCGTCATGGCTTTTTTATATACTATTAATGGCATATCAGGTACTCCTAGAAAAGAAATCTCCTGTTTCATAGCGGAATATTTTCAAAAAAAAGGAAAAACACAAACTCTCATAGCTGATCCGAAGGGCTTTAGCTATGGAAGGCTAGCTAACCGTATAGTCATGAATCATCATATTGCACTATCTAGTTTTACAGAAGCTTTGCTTTATCTTACTTGTAGCAAAGAAATATTTGATCAGGTTGATTGGGATAACAATTCTATCGTGGTTTCTAGAGGGTCTTTTTTAGAAACCTTTGGTTACCAAAATCAATTGGCTGATTGGGACCTAGAAGATGCTAGAAAGATTTTTCTTCTATTTGTTAAGCATATAAAGAATATTTATCCTCTTCTTTCTATAGTTCTTACAGAAGATTACGTAACAGCTGAAAAACGTGCTGGTAGTAAGTTTGAATATAAAGATGAGCAAGAAAAATATTTAAATGATTCGAATCGCTTTTTGCAGATTAAGCATCACCCTCTTATTCAAGAGATCGGAATCAAAGTAGTCAATGTGGAAGTAAAAAGCAGAAACCTAAGAAAAGTGTTTCAAGAAGAGATAGAACCTATTTTATAGATAAATTGTGTGTAATACTTATTTTTCATCGTATAACAAGCTGTATAGACTTAGAAGCGGATAGGGAACTCAGTTTAACAAAAGCACTAGTTGAATTCAAAAAAAGGAGTGGAGAACTATTTGTGAGGCTAGATAAAGCGTTAAATGGTTTATTGACTTTCTTTAAAAAGCCAGTATTAGACTGGTCAAGATTGTGCCTGAAAGACAAGTATAGAAAAATAAGAATTTCAACCTTAAATAGGCTCAAAGAAATACCCCTTAATCCTTAACTTGACGCCTATGGTTAAGCGAACACTTCCGCGAACTTTTTAGGACTATATATTTATGGTATTGATCTACTGTATAACAACTAACTAATCAGTATATATTGTTTATATCAGAGATACTTTACTTTTTATATAAAGATAATAAATTCAAACAGGTTTATAGTATCATGAAAAAATTACCGATTGGTGTTAGTAACTTTCGAGAGTTAGTAAAAGGAGATTATCTCTTTTGTGATAAAACAGCTATGATTGCTGATTTCCTAAGAAAAGGGGAGAAGGTTACACTAATCGCCCGTCCTCGCCGTTGGGGTAAGACGTTAAATATGTCTATGTTGCAGCATTTTTTTTCAGCAGAAGTGAATGGAGTGAGTACAGAAGGCTTATTTGATGAGTTAGGAATTGGCAAGTTAGATGATGGTAACCACATTGATCAACATCAAGGTAAGTACCCTGTCATTATGCTAAGTTTTAAGGATATCAATTCAGATAGTTTTCAAGGGGCCTACAATGCGGTGTATGAGTTGATATTAGAGGTATATAGTACATATGCCTACTTATTGCATAGCCATGCAATTAATGAAATACAGTTAGGGCAATTACATACTATCCTTAATAAGCAAGCTAATCAGCAAGCATTAGAAGCATCTTTAAAGCTTCTTAGCCAATGCCTTTACCAACACCATGGTCAAAAAGTCTATATTCTAATAGATGAATACGACACCCCACTAAACAAAGCTTATGGCAATAAGGAATACTTAGATACTATGGTCGCATTTATGCGTAACCTATTTAGTGCTGGTTTAAAAGATAATAATTACTTAGCAAGGGGCGTTTTAACGGGTATATTACGTGTTTCAAAGGATAGTATGCTATCTGGATTGAATAATCTAGAGACCTATACCTTGCTAGATGAAGAATATAGCGCGCACTTTGGATTTAGTGAAACGGAAGTTTCCTGTTTATTTGAAGAACATGGTCTTAGTACTGCTATGGAAGAAGTGAAAAGTTGGTACAATGGTTATAGGGTAGGTAATTTAGTCATGTACAACCCTTGGTCTATTATTTCTTGTATCAATAAATCAGGTCGTTTTGATGTCTATTGGGTTAATACGGGTAATAATAACTTAATCGAACACAAGGTGCTTACTGCTCATTCTGAAATCAAAGAACAATTCGAGCAGTTGATGCGTGGAGAATCTTTAGATATATCTATCAACAAACATCTTGCTTTTAATATTTTAGATAAAGATGATACATCTTTTTGGAGCCTTTTGTTATTTGCTGGTTATTTGACTTTTGAAACAAGTAATTTAAGTGCTTATACTACAGTATATGATTGTAAAGTAAGGGTCCCCAACTATGAAATATGGCGACTCTATAGTACATTTTTTCAAGAATGGTTCGTCTCTCAGTTTGAGAGAAAGCGGCAATATGATTCTTTCTTGAAACATTTGGTAGCTGGTGAAGTTCCTTTTTTTGTAGAACAGCTTAGCGACTTTTTACGTCGCAGTGTGAGCTATTTTGATACAAAAGCAAGTAGCACATCAGAAGGCTTTTACCATGGCTTTGTCTTAGGGATGTTAGCAAGTTTGGGTATTACCCATTATATACGCTCCAATCGAGAAAGTGGTTTAGGTCGTTATGATCTGCTGTTAATCCCTAAAAAAGAAGGTTTAAAAGCGCTTCTATTAGAATTTAAGCAGGTTCGCAAAGAAGAAGAGCTAGAAAGTGGAGCTAAACTTGCTTTAAATCAAATACAAACACAAGCCTATCATACCGAAATACTACAATATTCGCATGTAAAAGAAGTAGTGGAATGCGGTATTTCTTTTTCAGGAAAATCGGTATTAGCGGCTTATGCTATTTATGATTTAGTTTGTAAAAAGTATGGCGATCTTATTTTAACGAGTAGATATGGACAGGGAGAGGTGTAAGCATAGCCTATTTTCCCTCTTGTTTGTGCAGTGTTCCATTTCGGGCAAGATACCTATATAAGGTAGATCTAGGACCATGGGGCGTAAATTGACAGAAAGTTACGGTTTCATCCGAAAATTCCCATAGGTTGATTTTTCAAACCGTAACGCTCTGGTTACATTTTGAGGCCGTTGCAATAGAAAATCAAGTTTGTATAAAACAAACGAAATCTCCGCCTAATAGTTACTCTTAAGTATTAATAAGTACATAAATAATAATATTTTTAGTGCAATGGTATTACAAATACGTCCGAATTATTATCTAAAACCCTTTAAAATTTTCTATTGCAACACCTTCATTTCGATAAATCTCACAGATAGCTATGTTCTTCAATAAAATATGTACCATTTGGTAGTACATGTTTGTATGAAAGTAATGATATATGGGAGAGCGCATCTGGACTGATTTTTTCTCCTTCTAAGAATCTGTTACCTTTTTGTGATTGGGTAAAGTAAGAGTTTTTACGGTATACCCACGTAGTGTCTGATTTGTCTTTCAGCTAGGTTATTGGTTAGTGAGATATTTTCCATGTTTTAAGATCTGTGTAGCTTCTATTTCTTTGTAGGTAAAGTTATGATTTTCTGGAAGTTTTCCAGATACAGAGAGGGCAAGTCGTTTCCGATTTGCCCTGGATAGAAATTGGTTGGCATATTCTACAAATTGATCGTAAGTGAGTTTTTTTGCCGCTTGCATCCTCTTTTCTAGCCAATTAAAGTCTCCATTACGTTCAAAGGCAAAGGTATCTAACCAAGCCGATTTATCTTGTAGGTTAGGAAATAGATTTTCTAGGGTCAGCAGATAGTTTGCTCTAATTTTTTCAAATCGTTCAGCAGAAATATCATGGGGCATCTCTTGAAGAAAATCTTCTAAAAAGAGCTCAAATCGATAGAGCAGATCTTGGCATTGATGCGAATTGGATTGTACACCAAAACATTGAAATAGTCTCTTTTCTATCTCTTGATGCAAACTTTGGACAATATATCCTGTTTTTTGCTTGGTCCGTAGGGTTGTAAAAAATGCTTCTTGTAAAGCTATGGAAAGAATGCCTTGTGCTGCTTGTTTTTCAAAGGAAAAAGGTCCTTGGTCAATCGTTAAGATGATGCCATTCCCTTGTGCTGTAGTCTTTTCCTCTACTACAAAAGGGCCCTGATCAGCAAGGCAAAGCACCTCTTCTTTTGGATGAAGATGCTTTGGAAAAGCAGCATAACCTAGAATATGTTGCATATCCAACCAGCATCTTTTTGCCTCTTGCCTAGTCAAGTTCCCTGAGAAAAAGCCTTCAATATAACTCTTTTCAAAAAGTTTGGAATGGAATGATAGAAAATCTTCATAAGTAAGCCTATGAAGTGCTGTTAATTTTTCCTTTGAGGTACTGTTTGTTTTTTGAAGCAAACTACACAGTTTTTCGATAGCCTGTTGTATTGGCAATTGCTTTGCTGCATTTTCGTAAATCTTAGAAAGTTTAGAAATATAGAGATCAAAGTCTCTTTTTTGGGGAGTATGATGCTTTAATTCTTTTAAAATTTCTTTAAGCAGAACGGCGGCTTTATCGCTAAATCCCGAAATAGTGATTTTAAAACTGTTCCGAGCATGGCCAAAATTGGCTTCTAAACCTGCTGCTGCTGCACAAGAAAGGATAGGAGAGAGTTTATCTTTACTAAACTGAAGATAAAGATCCATTAAGCTGGCACTCTGTGCGGTCCCATCAATAAGCGGACTCTTGATATGCATCAAGTGCACTACTTCCGGCGTATCATAGAGATTGTCTTTGAAATAAAAAACTTTACCTTTTTTATTATCAACTATTTTTACTGGCGCTAGCTCTTTATGTTTTGGAAGCAGTGCTAACTTGGAAGGCATAAAGGGGTTCGGTTGGGGTAGCGCAATATGTGGATTAGGCGCAATCGTTTTCCACGATAATAGGAGTGCTTCAGGTACTTTGCGAACTGCATAGGCACCTCCCATCCATTTTTCTTTTTGATCGGTTGCCACTTTTGTTTTTTTAGAATCGGCTACAATATAGTATTGGCCATTTTCAGGTTGTAAAACCTGTAAAAGAGATTGGAATTTTTCAGATCTATAGGAACTGGGTAGTACAGTTTTTGCTGGATAAGTGGCAAGGGATTCATATAGAAGATCCCTAGCGTGGTCCATAACAAATGCAAAAGGATCTTTCCGGGTTTGATATTGATAAGAGCGTTTAGATACCTTACGCATTTCTTCAAAAAGGTAAGTAGGAAGCTGCATATTTCTTAGACCAGCTAATGTTTCAAAACAACGTTGCATCACAAGTGGCATTTGTGCTACGCCTTGGTCTGTTAAGGTTATATCTATTTCGAACAAAGCATTATGATGCCCTATTTTACCTGTCGAAGCTTGAAGATTTTCAGCTAGTCCTTCTTTTTTTAGGATTTCTAAAAGACTATTTTTTTGTCCTTGATTGATGGTATAAGCAAGGAGCTCTGCTGTCTTTGTTTCATCCACTGCAAATGAAGCAGGAAGCTCCCAGTCTAGATATAGATGCTGAATATTCTTGACAGGCTGAATATAGATAAAGTGGCCCAGCTGTTGGTCAGAAGATAAAGGTTTGTTTATTGTAAAAGGTTCAACTTTTCTATTTGGAATCTCAGAAAAAGTATCGGTAATGAGTTTTTTTAATGTATCTATAGGTTTAGGGGAATAGACCACGAGCTTCATTAGGTTAGCGCTGTAGTTTTCTTGGTACCATTTACGGAGTTCGTCTTGAGGAATCTTAGAAAGTGTTTGCGCATTGCCTATCGAAAACCATCGGTTGGGATGATCAGGATTGCCTAATTCTTTACAAATCATATATCTGCGCCATGCATCATTTTCAATATTTTTCGCATATTCTTGCTCGACTGCCTGCAATTCTCTTGCCACAGATGATGGGTTAAAAAGAGGGTCTATAAAAAAATGGGAAAAATAATCGATCGCTTGATCGAAAGATGGATGGTGAATGGAAAATGAATAGACCGTATGATCTGAAGCAGTATACGCATTACATTCTCCTCCATTATCTTTTATAAAACGATCGAAAGCATCCTCATCTGGATATTTTTTAGTTCCCATAAACAACATATGTTCGAGAAAATGGGCCGTTCCAGGATATGCTTCTGGATCTTGCCAAGAACCAGTTTTTATGCTTAAAGCTGCTGCTGATTGATCGGCCAGTTCATCGGAAATTAAATAGACCTCCAGGCCATTATTTAAGCAAAGCTTTGCTGTTTTTCGCTTTTGTAAGGAAGGATTAAGCAAAGGAAGGTTAGATTTATCTTGGATAATTTGGTAAGGTTCATTGGCCAAGGCAGAAGTATACATAAAAAGAGATAAAAGGATTTTTTTCATTATAGGTCAATGGTTAAATAGAAATTAGTTGAAGCTAAGACAGGTTCGTAAGCTTAAATAAAGATACAAAATTTCTAGATAAGCAGTATTCTTGATGTTATAGATTGATTGTATCAAAATATCAGATTTACAAGAGGTTTTCTTCGCTATATCTACCCGTTAGCACTATTTCAACAGCTTTTTACCAACCAGATCATAACTAACATAAGCCGCCAATACCGATTTTTCAGAAAAAGCAATACCGCATTCCACTACTTCTTTTACATGAAGGTATTGTAACAACCTCTACAAATCACACACACTAGATGATCTATCTACTCGCCTTTAAATCCCTTAAAAAATTTCAATAACTTAAGGTTTACAATTAACTTTATAGACATTATTTTGGTATCTAGGCTATCATTTAGTATTTAGATGGTGACTTGATGGTATATCTTCCTGAATAGCGTGCAGGATCGTATAAAAATAGTATAATGGCATTGCGTATGGTTGAGATGCTTCCTTTTTGCTTATACTTGTTAATAAATATGTTGTATGAATGATTATGCTAATTGCTAAGCGCTCGCATTTGCTAGGGATATTGTTTAGGTCGTTGGTATGGTTGGTGGTGCCCATTGCCCATCTCTTTGCAGAAAAAGTAGAAAAACCCACAAAAGTAGCAAAAACAAAAAAAAACCAAAAAGTAGACGAAGTAAAACAAGCAGCAAAAGAAGAAAAAGTAGAAAAGGCACTTGAAATTCTAGAGCGAACCTCTGCCTATTACCAAGAACTAGAGAACTTTAGTGCGACTTATCGTGTAACCATTAAATATCCAGAAGAAGATATGGTGCGGTATGATAAAATGCACATCACGGCTAGAGGACAACAATATAGGCTATCCTATGACCAAAAAGAGACGATAACCGATGGAGAAACCGTTTGGGTATATCATCAAGCACTTAAAGAAGTGACCATTAGCGAATATGATAAAACAGGTTCCGATTTGAATTTTGCTGAACTATATAATCTCTATCAACAAGGGTATCGATCGGTTTATATAGGAGAACGTATCGTGCATAAAGCCAAAAATATAATACGCGATATTGTTGAGTTAACGCCTGATCATGAGGATAGCAGTTTTAAAAGCATTACCCTGGAAGTGGACCGTGCTACCGCACAAATTCATAGCTGGGAAGTAGTACAAAACGAAGAAACAAGGTATATTTGTACAGTTTGTAAATTTGCTGTTAACATTCCCCTGTCGGATGCCTATTTTACATTTGATGTAGAGGCGCATGGCGACTTAGAGGTTATAGATCTACGGGAAAGTGAAGAAGAGATGGAAGATGAAGGGTAGGTGATCCCTTTGTTGCGTCCATCCAGGTTAAGGGCTGGTGGTAGGTTGATGAGATTAAACAATAGCTTTCTTTCGAAATAATTTACCATTTATGGAAACCATTCAACACCATTTAGATGAAGCTGAGCGCAGCATGGATAAGGCGTATAGCCATGCACAAGAGGCTTTTGCAAAAATTAATGCGGGACGCGCACTCCCTACCATGTTACACCATTTGATGGTGACCTATTATGGGAATCCTACGCCACTCCATCAAGTAGCTGCTATTACTACCGCTGATGCACGTACTTTGGCCGTGCAACCATGGGAACAAAATACCATTCCCCATATCGAAAAAGCGATTGCGGAAAGTCAGCTGGGGTTTTCGACTAGAAATGATGGGCGTACGGTTGTGGTTACCCTGCCGCCTCCCTCTGAAGAAAGACGCAAGAATTTAGTAAAACTCATTAAAGGTGAAGCAGAAAAAGCCAGAGTGGTGATTCGAAACCTTCGCCGTGACTACAAAGAAATGGTCAAGGCAACGCAAAAAGAGGGTATCCCAGAAGAGGCGATCAAGCGGGCAGAAAAGAAATTACAAGAGCTGACAGATGGCTATATTGATAAAATCAACCATCTTTTAACCTTAAAGGAGGCAGATGTGATGGCTGTATAGTCCGTATCGGGAATTATGGGGGTAGTTTTCAAGTAACCCAGTGCAACCGCCATCCGATTTATTTTACACTAACCAGACAATAGATAATGCTCACGATAGCTGATTTACATGTAAGCGTAGGTGATAAAAATGTGCTGAAGGGTATTAACCTTCAAGTAAATGCAGGTCAAGTACATGCCATTATGGGGCCCAATGGGGCAGGAAAAAGCAGCTTAGCGGCTGTTTTAGCTGGTAAAGCTGGCTATGAAGTGACCAAAGGGTGTATCATGTTCCATGGTCAGGATCTATTGCAGCTAGCGCCAGAGGCTAGGGCTGCACTTGGTCTGTTTTTAGCCTTTCAATATCCAGTTGAAATCCCAGGCGTATCGACCACTAATTTTTTGAAAACAGCGCTCAACCAGATCAGAAAACAGAGGGACTTGTCTCCTTTAGATGCCGTTTCGTTTTTGGAACGTCTAAAAGAAAAACGCGAGCTGTTGCGCATGGATCATGCCTTGGTACAGCGTTCGCTCAATGAAGGCTTTTCAGGCGGCGAAAAAAAAAGAAATGAAATGTTGCAAATGGCTGTCTTAGATCCTTCTTTGTCCATTTTGGATGAGACGGATTCTGGTCTGGATATTGATGCTTTAACGATTGTATCACAAGCCATTAATCAGTTGCGTCGGGCAACCAATGCGATGGTATTGATTACCCATTACCAAAGGCTATTGGATCATGTGGTGCCAGATGTGGTGCATATTCTCTATGATGGGAAAATTATACAATCCGGCGATGCGACACTGGCTAAGCGGTTGGAAAAAGAAGGGTATGCGTGGATTACACAACTGCATTGATGATGGCATTTACAAATTGGTTGGCAGAGGCCTTTAAAACCTTTTCTGTTACAGATTCTTTCTATACAGAACGCCTATGGGCATTTAATAAATTGAACCAGCCTGCTTTTATAGCGGGCCAAAAAGAAGACTATAGCAACCTGCGTGCCCTCCTTGCCTTATTGACGCGTGAGGCCTACCATTTTACACGGCCCATGCAGTACGCGCTACCGGTAGAAGGGCGTGGATATACTACCCAGGCCATTACCTTTACTTTTATCAATGGCATATGGTTGCCATCTGATAATGGCCATCAGGGTATTCGGTTGCGTAAGTTAGCAGATTTATCCCTGCTGGAACAAAAAGAGGTGTTGGCCACCTATATAGCTGATACCGAAGCCAGTGATGATCTTTTTGTGCTATTGAATAGGTTCTTGGCGCAAGAAAGCTATCTACTGGAAGTTACAGAAGGCAGCCATCAAGTGATTGCCTTACAACATATGATTACTGATCTGGGGGGGCATATCGTGCCTCAGCTGCTGGTTAAGGTAGGCAAGGCTAGTCAAGTAACCATAATAGAACAGTGGCATAGTGGACCAGTGCAACCTTTTGTTAACCATTTTACCCATGTGCTTCTAGAAGAAGCGGCACATTTGTCTTACTACACCTTGTATATGGATGCATCATCGTGTAGCCAAGTCAATACCCTTTATTGCAACCAAATGGATCATAGTACCTTTACCCACCATACTTTTATCTTTGGAGGAGCTATGTTGCGTATGCATATTAGGTCTCACATCAATGGCAGCCACGCCCATGCTGGCCTATATGGGCTCTCTACCCTTGCTGCAACAGAACAAGTAACGCAGCAGATCCAAGTGGTCCATAGTGCACCCCATAGCCTCAGCAAACAACATTACAAATCCATCTTAGGCGGTCAGTCAACCGACCGCTTTAGCGGTAAAA
The nucleotide sequence above comes from Cardinium endosymbiont of Sogatella furcifera. Encoded proteins:
- a CDS encoding SufB/SufD family protein, coding for MMAFTNWLAEAFKTFSVTDSFYTERLWAFNKLNQPAFIAGQKEDYSNLRALLALLTREAYHFTRPMQYALPVEGRGYTTQAITFTFINGIWLPSDNGHQGIRLRKLADLSLLEQKEVLATYIADTEASDDLFVLLNRFLAQESYLLEVTEGSHQVIALQHMITDLGGHIVPQLLVKVGKASQVTIIEQWHSGPVQPFVNHFTHVLLEEAAHLSYYTLYMDASSCSQVNTLYCNQMDHSTFTHHTFIFGGAMLRMHIRSHINGSHAHAGLYGLSTLAATEQVTQQIQVVHSAPHSLSKQHYKSILGGQSTDRFSGKIYLTPAAQKTNAYQTNNALLLSDAAHHYVKPQLEIYADDVKCSHGATTGQLDEAQLFYLQTRGIAAPLAKRLLLEAFGSEIIDAVGTATLQAYLYDQLVAKLVKL
- the mutL gene encoding DNA mismatch repair endonuclease MutL, producing the protein MMNKIRLLSDLLINQIAAGEVVQRPASVVKELLDNAIDAESKNIKIVIKDAGKQLIQVIDDGIGMGAVDARICFEKHATSKIAHTDDLFKIQTMGFRGEAMASIAAVAQVEMETRLHEAATGIYISIEGSKIKKEETIATAPGTKISVKNLFYNIPARRNFLKSNPVEFKHILEEVHHAALARTAIGWKLYHNDVEIYKLAPEKLSHRIVHLFGESYKKQLIPCKETTNIVTIEGYIGKPEYTKKTRGEQFLFVNQRFIKSPFLNHAIKNAYDRLLPADGFPFYTIYLTIDPQWIDINVHPTKTEIKFQDEKALYAILQATIKKSLATHHVVDSLDFEQDTNFSLLRFTHPIQINSPQAAKERTYTQFKAAPSLPSFVPPKDGKSLFEDPKDNSATPISAQTVGALPHQHGAGTAVQLYASYIIVQVQSGALLIDQQAAHERVLYDKFITHFQNKNGASQQLLMPEHLVVNPVDYMVLLENEAILRSLGFIIDPFGTSTIIIHGCPAELSHHTPKQLLEGLIEQLKWNNSKHKLEPAECCIRALAKKASIPHGTKLNGVEIDALLAQLFSSSNTMYTPDGRKICIMLSKDSLATLLT
- the sufC gene encoding Fe-S cluster assembly ATPase SufC, whose translation is MLTIADLHVSVGDKNVLKGINLQVNAGQVHAIMGPNGAGKSSLAAVLAGKAGYEVTKGCIMFHGQDLLQLAPEARAALGLFLAFQYPVEIPGVSTTNFLKTALNQIRKQRDLSPLDAVSFLERLKEKRELLRMDHALVQRSLNEGFSGGEKKRNEMLQMAVLDPSLSILDETDSGLDIDALTIVSQAINQLRRATNAMVLITHYQRLLDHVVPDVVHILYDGKIIQSGDATLAKRLEKEGYAWITQLH
- a CDS encoding insulinase family protein, which translates into the protein MKKILLSLFMYTSALANEPYQIIQDKSNLPLLNPSLQKRKTAKLCLNNGLEVYLISDELADQSAAALSIKTGSWQDPEAYPGTAHFLEHMLFMGTKKYPDEDAFDRFIKDNGGECNAYTASDHTVYSFSIHHPSFDQAIDYFSHFFIDPLFNPSSVARELQAVEQEYAKNIENDAWRRYMICKELGNPDHPNRWFSIGNAQTLSKIPQDELRKWYQENYSANLMKLVVYSPKPIDTLKKLITDTFSEIPNRKVEPFTINKPLSSDQQLGHFIYIQPVKNIQHLYLDWELPASFAVDETKTAELLAYTINQGQKNSLLEILKKEGLAENLQASTGKIGHHNALFEIDITLTDQGVAQMPLVMQRCFETLAGLRNMQLPTYLFEEMRKVSKRSYQYQTRKDPFAFVMDHARDLLYESLATYPAKTVLPSSYRSEKFQSLLQVLQPENGQYYIVADSKKTKVATDQKEKWMGGAYAVRKVPEALLLSWKTIAPNPHIALPQPNPFMPSKLALLPKHKELAPVKIVDNKKGKVFYFKDNLYDTPEVVHLMHIKSPLIDGTAQSASLMDLYLQFSKDKLSPILSCAAAAGLEANFGHARNSFKITISGFSDKAAVLLKEILKELKHHTPQKRDFDLYISKLSKIYENAAKQLPIQQAIEKLCSLLQKTNSTSKEKLTALHRLTYEDFLSFHSKLFEKSYIEGFFSGNLTRQEAKRCWLDMQHILGYAAFPKHLHPKEEVLCLADQGPFVVEEKTTAQGNGIILTIDQGPFSFEKQAAQGILSIALQEAFFTTLRTKQKTGYIVQSLHQEIEKRLFQCFGVQSNSHQCQDLLYRFELFLEDFLQEMPHDISAERFEKIRANYLLTLENLFPNLQDKSAWLDTFAFERNGDFNWLEKRMQAAKKLTYDQFVEYANQFLSRANRKRLALSVSGKLPENHNFTYKEIEATQILKHGKYLTNQ
- a CDS encoding AAA family ATPase, producing the protein MKKLPIGVSNFRELVKGDYLFCDKTAMIADFLRKGEKVTLIARPRRWGKTLNMSMLQHFFSAEVNGVSTEGLFDELGIGKLDDGNHIDQHQGKYPVIMLSFKDINSDSFQGAYNAVYELILEVYSTYAYLLHSHAINEIQLGQLHTILNKQANQQALEASLKLLSQCLYQHHGQKVYILIDEYDTPLNKAYGNKEYLDTMVAFMRNLFSAGLKDNNYLARGVLTGILRVSKDSMLSGLNNLETYTLLDEEYSAHFGFSETEVSCLFEEHGLSTAMEEVKSWYNGYRVGNLVMYNPWSIISCINKSGRFDVYWVNTGNNNLIEHKVLTAHSEIKEQFEQLMRGESLDISINKHLAFNILDKDDTSFWSLLLFAGYLTFETSNLSAYTTVYDCKVRVPNYEIWRLYSTFFQEWFVSQFERKRQYDSFLKHLVAGEVPFFVEQLSDFLRRSVSYFDTKASSTSEGFYHGFVLGMLASLGITHYIRSNRESGLGRYDLLLIPKKEGLKALLLEFKQVRKEEELESGAKLALNQIQTQAYHTEILQYSHVKEVVECGISFSGKSVLAAYAIYDLVCKKYGDLILTSRYGQGEV
- a CDS encoding LolA family protein, which produces MIMLIAKRSHLLGILFRSLVWLVVPIAHLFAEKVEKPTKVAKTKKNQKVDEVKQAAKEEKVEKALEILERTSAYYQELENFSATYRVTIKYPEEDMVRYDKMHITARGQQYRLSYDQKETITDGETVWVYHQALKEVTISEYDKTGSDLNFAELYNLYQQGYRSVYIGERIVHKAKNIIRDIVELTPDHEDSSFKSITLEVDRATAQIHSWEVVQNEETRYICTVCKFAVNIPLSDAYFTFDVEAHGDLEVIDLRESEEEMEDEG
- the frr gene encoding ribosome recycling factor encodes the protein METIQHHLDEAERSMDKAYSHAQEAFAKINAGRALPTMLHHLMVTYYGNPTPLHQVAAITTADARTLAVQPWEQNTIPHIEKAIAESQLGFSTRNDGRTVVVTLPPPSEERRKNLVKLIKGEAEKARVVIRNLRRDYKEMVKATQKEGIPEEAIKRAEKKLQELTDGYIDKINHLLTLKEADVMAV